A genomic region of [Eubacterium] eligens ATCC 27750 contains the following coding sequences:
- a CDS encoding methyl-accepting chemotaxis protein translates to MKFFRKLGFQLVLFFVVAITIPIVMLMVSSITTTSSSMENNMKVTSEQTLNEAQNQFTTYLKTLSQPVDLLTRKNEVKHLEDQGTLDDNVKAVRDSLIASVKVTNGAERAFFATNTNLEITGWGEYNPETGKTLSKGGLEKGVDRTKEVWYTDCKGLKARNSIYAYFSKPYYSKDFDKTIITVSQEIKHSDGTNYGIVGMHIDFSEITDFVQGIGLLNTGFVVLADEDGNILVNNDNNKYVTDSVSGLNCWSTVKGLTENDYDKAFSFDENINGEKVHVVTSKDAVTGWTLVGFISSKETSATTNKMISNTVIFSIIAFVIGIGIALAVTASMTKEIKKVSGHMKDVAGGDLTDRIDVKKKNEFGDLENNFNNMVENMAVLIKGVEEKSGVIVDASAKIAGVSKSTTETVGQVSEAIQSVAVGASGQADSTQTATQEVENLADRLKETKAYVTDISDMSVETQKLSNKGLTIVDELITKGQRSIDNSKISKAVVSEMVSSIEKINFISDAITEITEQTNLLSLNASIEAARAGESGKGFAVVADEIRKLAEQSQQSTDEIKEIVNEITIKSQQVEQTMDESVGIIEEQNVSIKDAKELFNTISDSVNGLKEGLDNITQLNEAMDTNRSNVVSKMEDVAAVATETAAASEEVTASAVDVEQTMHDLNEFTVELDNIAEALKEAIDKFKLQ, encoded by the coding sequence ATGAAGTTTTTCAGAAAATTAGGCTTTCAGCTTGTTTTATTTTTCGTTGTTGCCATTACAATTCCTATTGTAATGCTTATGGTAAGTTCAATTACAACAACTTCGTCTTCAATGGAAAATAACATGAAGGTAACAAGTGAGCAGACTTTGAATGAAGCACAGAATCAGTTTACTACATATCTTAAGACTCTGTCGCAGCCGGTAGACCTGCTTACAAGAAAGAATGAAGTAAAGCATCTTGAGGATCAGGGAACTTTAGATGATAATGTTAAGGCAGTAAGAGATTCTCTTATTGCATCAGTAAAGGTTACTAATGGTGCAGAAAGAGCTTTCTTTGCTACTAATACTAATCTTGAGATTACAGGTTGGGGAGAATATAACCCTGAGACCGGAAAAACACTTAGTAAGGGTGGCCTTGAGAAAGGTGTAGACAGAACTAAGGAAGTATGGTACACAGATTGTAAAGGTCTTAAGGCAAGAAACAGCATTTATGCTTATTTTTCAAAGCCATATTACAGCAAGGATTTTGATAAGACAATAATTACTGTTTCACAGGAAATTAAGCATTCAGACGGAACGAATTATGGTATTGTGGGTATGCATATTGATTTTTCTGAGATTACAGATTTTGTACAGGGTATCGGACTTCTTAATACAGGATTTGTTGTCCTTGCAGATGAAGATGGTAATATACTTGTTAATAATGATAATAACAAGTATGTAACAGATTCAGTATCAGGACTGAATTGCTGGAGTACAGTTAAAGGTCTTACAGAGAATGATTATGATAAAGCATTTTCATTTGATGAAAACATTAATGGTGAAAAGGTACATGTAGTAACATCTAAGGATGCTGTTACAGGATGGACACTTGTTGGTTTTATCAGTTCTAAAGAAACATCTGCTACAACTAATAAGATGATTAGCAATACTGTTATATTCAGTATTATCGCATTTGTTATTGGAATTGGTATTGCACTTGCAGTTACAGCTTCTATGACTAAGGAGATTAAGAAGGTTTCTGGACATATGAAGGATGTTGCGGGTGGTGATTTAACAGATAGAATTGATGTAAAGAAGAAGAATGAGTTTGGAGACCTTGAGAATAACTTTAACAACATGGTTGAGAACATGGCAGTTCTTATTAAGGGTGTTGAGGAAAAGAGTGGAGTTATAGTAGATGCATCTGCTAAGATTGCAGGAGTATCTAAGTCTACTACAGAGACAGTAGGTCAGGTTTCAGAGGCTATACAGAGTGTTGCAGTTGGTGCATCAGGTCAGGCAGACAGTACACAGACAGCAACACAGGAAGTAGAAAATCTTGCAGACAGATTAAAGGAAACTAAGGCTTATGTAACTGATATCAGTGATATGTCTGTTGAAACACAGAAGTTAAGTAATAAGGGACTTACAATTGTTGATGAACTTATTACTAAGGGACAGCGTTCAATTGATAACTCTAAGATTTCTAAAGCAGTTGTATCTGAGATGGTAAGCAGTATAGAGAAGATTAATTTCATATCAGATGCCATTACAGAAATTACAGAGCAGACTAACCTGTTATCACTTAATGCTTCTATCGAGGCAGCAAGAGCAGGAGAGAGCGGTAAAGGATTCGCAGTCGTTGCTGATGAGATAAGAAAGCTTGCTGAACAGTCACAGCAGTCAACAGATGAGATTAAGGAGATTGTTAATGAGATTACTATTAAGTCACAGCAGGTTGAGCAGACAATGGATGAGTCAGTTGGTATTATAGAGGAACAGAATGTTTCTATTAAGGATGCTAAGGAACTGTTTAATACAATTTCTGATTCAGTTAACGGACTTAAGGAAGGTCTTGATAACATTACACAGCTCAATGAAGCTATGGATACTAATAGAAGTAATGTTGTAAGCAAGATGGAAGATGTTGCAGCAGTAGCAACTGAGACCGCAGCAGCTTCTGAAGAGGTTACAGCATCAGCCGTTGATGTTGAGCAGACAATGCACGACCTTAATGAATTTACAGTTGAACTTGATAATATCGCAGAGGCTCTTAAGGAAGCTATTGATAAGTTCAAGTTGCAATAA
- the adhE gene encoding bifunctional acetaldehyde-CoA/alcohol dehydrogenase translates to MSKNLTENYPIVDTVEALEERLAGVREAQRIFATYTQEQVDKIFTAAALAANKARIPLAKLAVEETGMGIVEDKVIKNHYASEYIYNAYRNTKTCGVIEEDKAYGIKKVAEPIGVVAAVIPTTNPTSTAIFKTLISLKTRNGIIISPHPRAKKSTIAAAKIVLEAAVAAGAPAGIIGWIDVPSLELTDTLMKEADIILATGGPGMVKAAYSSGKPALGVGAGNTPAIIDESADVILAVNSIIHSKTFDNGMICASEQSVIVDKKVYKAVKEEFAYRGCYFLNKSETEKVRKTIIINGALNAKIVGQKAHTIAALAGVTVPEETKILIGEVTSVDLSEEFAHEKLSPVLAMYKAEDFEDALSKAEHLIADGGFGHTSSLYINVETQADKIAEFSERMKTCRCLINTPSSHGGIGDLYNFKMAPSLTLGCGSWGGNSVSENVGVKHLLNVKTVAERRENMLWFRAPEKVYFKKGCLPVALDELGTVMGKKKAFIVTDQFLYKNGYTKCVTDKLDSLGIMHTTFYNVAPDPTLACAKEGTAAMRLFEPDVIIAIGGGSAMDAAKIMWVMYEHPEADFLDMAMRFMDIRKRIYTFPKMGEKAYFVAISTSSGTGSEVTPFAVITDETTGQKYPLADYELLPKMAIIDADMHMNQPKGLTAASGIDALTHALEAYASIMATEYTDGLALQAMKNIFEYLPAAYELGAHDAVAREKMATASTMAGMAFANAFLGVCHSLAHKLGAYHHLPHGIANALLITDVMRFNAAEVPTKMGTFSQYQYPHCKARYVECADFLGIQGKDDDEKFENLIKAIEELKAKVGIKKTIADYGVKEEDFLATLDEMTEAAFDDQCTGANPRYPLMSEMKAMYLKAYYGK, encoded by the coding sequence ATGTCAAAGAATTTAACTGAGAATTACCCAATTGTTGACACAGTCGAAGCTCTTGAAGAAAGACTTGCAGGTGTACGTGAGGCACAGCGCATCTTTGCAACCTATACACAGGAGCAGGTAGATAAGATATTTACTGCTGCTGCACTTGCTGCCAATAAAGCAAGAATCCCTCTTGCAAAGCTTGCAGTTGAAGAAACTGGTATGGGAATTGTAGAAGATAAGGTTATCAAGAATCATTATGCTTCAGAATACATTTATAATGCTTACAGAAATACTAAGACATGTGGTGTTATTGAAGAGGATAAGGCATATGGAATTAAAAAAGTTGCTGAACCTATTGGCGTTGTTGCAGCCGTAATCCCTACAACTAATCCAACTTCAACAGCTATTTTCAAAACTCTTATTTCACTTAAGACTAGAAATGGTATTATCATAAGCCCACATCCACGAGCTAAGAAATCAACAATTGCAGCGGCTAAGATTGTTCTTGAAGCTGCTGTTGCAGCAGGTGCCCCAGCGGGAATCATTGGCTGGATAGATGTTCCTTCACTTGAACTTACAGATACACTTATGAAGGAAGCTGACATTATCCTGGCTACCGGAGGACCTGGAATGGTTAAGGCTGCTTACTCTTCTGGAAAGCCTGCACTTGGTGTAGGTGCCGGTAATACTCCTGCTATCATTGATGAATCAGCAGATGTAATACTTGCTGTTAACTCAATTATTCATTCTAAGACATTTGACAATGGTATGATATGTGCTTCTGAACAGTCTGTAATTGTTGACAAGAAGGTTTACAAGGCTGTTAAAGAAGAATTTGCATACAGAGGCTGTTACTTCCTTAATAAGAGCGAGACAGAAAAGGTAAGAAAGACCATTATTATCAATGGTGCCCTTAATGCAAAGATTGTTGGTCAGAAGGCTCACACTATCGCTGCTTTAGCAGGTGTTACTGTTCCTGAAGAAACTAAGATTCTTATCGGTGAGGTAACATCTGTAGACCTTTCAGAAGAATTTGCACATGAAAAGTTATCACCTGTTCTTGCAATGTATAAGGCAGAGGATTTTGAAGATGCTCTTTCAAAAGCTGAACACCTTATTGCTGATGGTGGATTTGGTCATACATCTTCTCTTTATATTAATGTTGAAACACAGGCAGACAAGATTGCTGAATTCTCTGAAAGAATGAAGACATGCCGCTGCCTTATCAATACACCTTCATCTCACGGTGGAATCGGTGACCTCTACAACTTTAAGATGGCTCCTTCTCTTACACTTGGATGCGGCTCATGGGGCGGCAACTCAGTATCTGAGAACGTTGGAGTAAAACATCTGCTTAATGTAAAGACTGTCGCTGAGAGGAGAGAGAATATGCTTTGGTTTAGAGCACCTGAGAAGGTTTACTTTAAGAAGGGCTGCTTACCTGTTGCCCTTGATGAACTTGGAACTGTAATGGGTAAGAAGAAAGCATTTATCGTTACTGACCAGTTCCTTTATAAGAATGGTTATACCAAATGTGTCACAGATAAGTTAGATTCTTTAGGAATTATGCATACTACTTTCTATAATGTAGCACCAGATCCAACACTTGCATGCGCTAAAGAAGGCACCGCAGCCATGAGACTTTTTGAACCTGATGTAATCATTGCAATCGGTGGTGGTTCTGCAATGGATGCTGCCAAGATTATGTGGGTTATGTATGAACATCCTGAGGCAGACTTCCTTGATATGGCTATGCGTTTCATGGATATCAGAAAGAGAATATACACATTCCCTAAGATGGGCGAGAAAGCTTACTTTGTCGCTATCTCAACATCTTCTGGAACAGGTTCAGAGGTAACTCCTTTTGCAGTTATTACTGATGAAACAACCGGTCAGAAATATCCACTTGCTGACTATGAATTACTTCCTAAGATGGCTATTATCGATGCTGACATGCATATGAATCAGCCTAAGGGACTTACAGCAGCTTCTGGTATTGATGCACTTACACATGCACTTGAAGCATACGCTTCCATTATGGCAACAGAATATACAGATGGTCTTGCATTACAGGCTATGAAGAATATATTTGAATATCTTCCAGCAGCTTATGAATTAGGTGCACATGATGCAGTTGCAAGAGAAAAGATGGCAACAGCTTCTACTATGGCTGGTATGGCTTTTGCTAATGCTTTCCTTGGAGTGTGCCACTCACTTGCACATAAACTTGGTGCATATCACCACCTTCCACACGGAATTGCTAATGCCCTTCTTATCACTGATGTAATGAGATTCAATGCTGCAGAGGTTCCAACAAAAATGGGAACATTCTCACAGTATCAGTATCCACATTGCAAAGCACGTTATGTTGAGTGTGCTGACTTCCTCGGAATTCAGGGTAAAGATGATGATGAGAAATTTGAAAACCTCATCAAGGCTATTGAAGAATTAAAGGCAAAGGTAGGAATTAAGAAAACTATTGCAGATTATGGTGTTAAAGAGGAAGACTTCCTTGCAACTCTTGATGAGATGACAGAAGCCGCATTTGATGACCAGTGTACTGGTGCTAACCCAAGATATCCTCTTATGAGTGAAATGAAAGCCATGTACTTAAAGGCTTACTATGGTAAATAA
- a CDS encoding DUF3881 family protein: MNLYIRALGFNNMTSRAEEKFIKTGIKESIKEGFVIRHEKLDRGVIILRLSNSTGLYVYGRYEKNTFKYEYYFPFVVGKNLSENEEMTIERHLDKESYAVICDELKTGVTLIFYLQNVMDYLEYLYSGKDFKIPDFDPDIKNDITKVPIKNKKVALTGLSLGGIIMLPVRKERNSKKSRQDEIARKNLIQAAKNGDEDAIESLTIEDIDTYNELSNRVMKEDIFTIVDSTFMPCGVECDQYSVIGEILELREEENIYTGEKIYIMVLECNSLIITTAVNKEHLLGEPAVGRRFKGQIWLQGNVRFTD, translated from the coding sequence ATGAATTTATATATAAGAGCGCTTGGATTTAATAATATGACATCCAGGGCTGAAGAAAAATTTATTAAAACAGGAATTAAAGAAAGTATAAAAGAAGGATTTGTGATACGCCACGAGAAATTAGATCGTGGCGTTATTATCTTGCGCCTTAGCAATTCAACGGGTTTGTATGTGTATGGAAGATATGAAAAGAATACTTTTAAATATGAGTATTATTTTCCATTTGTAGTGGGAAAGAATTTAAGTGAAAATGAGGAAATGACAATTGAAAGACATCTTGATAAGGAGTCATATGCAGTAATATGTGATGAATTAAAGACAGGAGTTACGCTTATATTCTATCTTCAGAATGTTATGGATTATCTTGAGTATCTATATAGTGGAAAAGATTTTAAGATACCTGATTTTGATCCTGATATTAAGAATGATATAACAAAGGTTCCGATTAAGAACAAAAAGGTTGCACTTACAGGGCTTTCTCTTGGTGGAATTATTATGCTTCCAGTGAGAAAAGAAAGAAATTCTAAGAAAAGCAGACAGGATGAAATTGCAAGAAAGAATCTAATTCAGGCTGCAAAGAATGGAGATGAGGATGCAATTGAGAGCCTTACAATTGAAGATATTGATACATACAATGAACTTTCTAACCGTGTCATGAAGGAAGATATATTTACTATAGTAGACTCAACATTTATGCCATGCGGTGTAGAATGTGACCAGTATTCCGTCATAGGAGAGATTCTTGAACTGCGTGAAGAGGAGAATATATACACTGGTGAGAAGATATATATTATGGTTCTTGAATGTAACAGTCTTATTATAACTACAGCAGTTAATAAGGAACATCTGCTTGGAGAACCAGCCGTAGGCCGCAGATTCAAAGGACAGATATGGCTTCAGGGAAATGTAAGATTTACTGACTGA
- a CDS encoding diguanylate cyclase domain-containing protein: MYYKRSYFIGRIIYYYIFERYGKCYRIGGDEFCCIIPKGKSVDIERVIRKLYHDVDVLNNKRIIPTEVGIACGYAVFTVDDMELERVRERADEEMYQRKKEMKM, translated from the coding sequence ATTTATTATAAGCGTAGTTATTTTATTGGTAGGATTATATATTACTATATATTTGAGCGTTATGGTAAGTGTTACCGCATTGGCGGCGATGAGTTTTGTTGTATAATACCAAAGGGAAAGAGTGTAGACATAGAGCGTGTAATAAGAAAGCTTTATCATGATGTAGATGTTTTGAACAATAAGAGAATTATTCCAACAGAAGTGGGAATTGCCTGTGGTTATGCTGTTTTTACAGTTGATGATATGGAACTGGAAAGAGTCCGAGAGCGTGCAGATGAGGAGATGTATCAGCGAAAAAAAGAAATGAAAATGTGA
- a CDS encoding 3'-5' exonuclease, translating to MNYIVMDLEWNQSAKGKQFSEDHFPFEIIQIGAAKVNEKLDIVDEWQCTIKPQVYTKLQNTVRKILGITENDLANGTDFVSGVTEFLEWCGDDYTFVTWGSMDITELRRNMKFYDVPENFPKPLLYLDLQKLYSINFSDGKTRMNLKSAIDEQGIKGDEHYHSAMSDARYTAKIMKKLDFDRVKKFCSIDTFTIPESRKDEVYLNFGTYEKYISKGFATRDKAASDRTVRSCKCFLCGRTMTRTVKWFATNSKCYYGLFTCDEHGLIKGRFRVKQTEEGRYYAVRIMKHTDEKGALKIYEKQIKEREHRRRRRQAEKLSEQK from the coding sequence ATGAATTATATTGTTATGGATCTTGAGTGGAATCAGAGTGCCAAGGGAAAACAATTTTCTGAGGATCATTTTCCTTTTGAGATTATACAGATAGGCGCGGCGAAGGTTAATGAGAAGCTTGATATTGTAGATGAGTGGCAGTGTACCATTAAGCCACAGGTGTATACAAAGCTGCAGAATACAGTCAGGAAGATACTAGGAATAACAGAAAATGACCTTGCTAACGGAACGGATTTCGTATCGGGTGTAACTGAATTTCTTGAATGGTGCGGTGATGATTATACATTTGTTACATGGGGAAGCATGGATATTACTGAATTAAGAAGGAATATGAAGTTCTATGATGTTCCGGAGAATTTTCCAAAGCCGCTTCTGTATCTTGATCTTCAGAAACTTTACAGTATTAATTTTTCAGATGGCAAGACACGCATGAATCTTAAATCTGCAATCGATGAGCAGGGAATCAAGGGTGATGAGCATTATCATTCAGCAATGAGTGATGCAAGGTACACAGCTAAGATAATGAAGAAGCTGGATTTCGACAGAGTTAAGAAGTTCTGCAGTATAGACACATTTACAATTCCAGAGTCAAGAAAGGACGAGGTATATCTTAACTTTGGAACTTATGAGAAGTATATTTCAAAGGGATTTGCTACAAGGGACAAGGCTGCAAGCGACAGAACTGTACGTTCCTGCAAATGTTTTTTATGTGGCAGGACTATGACAAGAACGGTTAAGTGGTTTGCTACTAATTCGAAATGCTATTACGGCTTGTTTACGTGTGATGAACATGGGCTTATAAAGGGGCGTTTCAGAGTTAAACAGACCGAAGAAGGCAGATATTATGCAGTCAGAATTATGAAGCACACGGATGAAAAGGGCGCACTTAAGATATATGAAAAGCAGATAAAAGAGAGGGAACACAGACGCAGGCGGCGTCAGGCTGAGAAACTCTCAGAACAGAAATAA
- a CDS encoding HD-GYP domain-containing protein, producing the protein MKQVSVDNLRENDILALPILSQADAVLIHADVPMTTELISRIRNLGTRTVYIKDEQEGILTENTSSGNVEEEYPYKLEETAKNSRQVVKRILEKHIYKHNEELKVIVEEAQRILDSVLAEPEVVNNITEIRNVSTDMYTHCINVCALSTIMALRLKMSDKQVHNVSMGAILHDIGLRYINVPYVNVNEENMTPKDVVEYKKHTIFGYSSLQDEAWLPDVAKEIVLFHHERIDGSGYPFQHKGERLKPEVKLVSICDDFDSMISGIGSERMKIYEAIEYIKVHAGIKYDSTIAAKFLDSVAAYPVGCTVYTSDGGKGIVIRQNKEAADRPVIRMTQHADGTPYTDNVEHNLLKKLTIFIVDTE; encoded by the coding sequence ATGAAGCAGGTAAGTGTTGATAATCTTAGAGAAAATGATATATTAGCCCTTCCTATATTATCGCAGGCTGACGCGGTACTTATTCATGCTGATGTTCCTATGACAACAGAACTTATTAGCAGAATCAGGAATCTTGGAACAAGAACTGTATATATAAAGGATGAACAAGAAGGAATTTTAACAGAAAACACATCGTCCGGTAATGTAGAAGAGGAATATCCATATAAGCTGGAAGAAACTGCAAAGAATTCAAGGCAGGTAGTTAAGAGAATACTAGAAAAACACATTTATAAACATAACGAAGAACTAAAGGTCATTGTTGAGGAAGCACAGAGAATACTGGATTCTGTGCTTGCTGAGCCGGAAGTGGTTAATAATATAACAGAAATCAGGAATGTAAGCACGGATATGTACACTCATTGTATAAATGTATGTGCATTATCTACAATTATGGCACTAAGGCTTAAGATGAGTGACAAGCAGGTTCATAATGTATCAATGGGTGCAATACTTCATGATATTGGGTTAAGATATATCAATGTTCCTTATGTTAATGTTAATGAAGAAAATATGACACCTAAGGATGTTGTTGAGTATAAGAAGCATACAATATTTGGCTATAGCTCATTACAGGATGAAGCATGGCTTCCGGATGTGGCTAAGGAAATAGTCCTTTTTCATCATGAAAGAATAGATGGTTCAGGATATCCATTCCAGCATAAAGGAGAAAGACTTAAGCCGGAAGTTAAGCTTGTTTCTATCTGTGATGATTTCGATAGCATGATAAGTGGTATCGGAAGTGAAAGAATGAAGATTTATGAAGCAATTGAGTACATAAAGGTTCATGCGGGAATTAAGTATGATTCTACAATCGCAGCGAAGTTTCTGGATTCTGTGGCAGCATATCCTGTTGGATGTACTGTTTATACAAGTGATGGCGGTAAAGGTATTGTTATCAGGCAGAATAAGGAAGCTGCTGACAGACCGGTTATAAGAATGACTCAGCATGCTGATGGAACACCTTATACAGATAATGTAGAGCATAATTTATTAAAGAAACTTACTATATTTATAGTTGATACAGAATAG